A window of Actinomadura viridis genomic DNA:
GCCGACCCGGCGCTCGGGATGGCGATCCTGGCGGCCTGCGCGACGCAGGAGGGACCGGCACGCCCCCTGGCCGACATCGCCGAGTCCATGGTCCGGATCCGCGCCGCCGTCGAGCCCCGGCCCGGCGGCACCGCGCGGTTCACCGGGCCCTACCACCGGCTGCTGGACGAACTGGAACGACGCGGCTGGCTGCCCGCCGAGGTGGCCGCCCACGCACGGGAACACGGGTGACGGGGACGTGACGACGACGCTCTACCTGGTACGGCACGGTCAGACCGTGTGGCACGCGGAGAACCGCTACGCCGGTATCAGCGACATCGGGTTGACGGCGACGGGACGGGAGCAGGCCCGGCGGCTGGCGGACTGGGCGTCCGGCACGCCGATCGAGGCGGTCTGGTCGTCCCCGCTGAGCCGGACCCGGGCGACCGCGGCCCCCGCCGCGGGGGCGCTCGGCCTTCCGGTCACGGTGGACGGCGACCTGATCGAGCTGGACTTCGGCAGCGCCGAGGGCCGGACCCTCGGTGAGCTTCCGCCCGCCGAGGTCGAGGCGTTCCGCGCCGACCCGGTGGCCGGCGCCTTCCCCTGCGGCGAGCATCCGGTCAAGGCCGCCGAGCGCGGGGTCGGAGCGCTGCGCCGGATCGCGCACCGGCACGAGGGGAAGCGGGTGCTGGTGGTCACCCACAACACCCTGCTGCGCCTGATGCTGTGCGAGCTGCTGGGCATCCCGCACTCCCGCTACCGGACGGTGTTCCCGCAGGTGGTGAACTGCGCGCTGACCGAGGTGCGGATGTCCGGGGACACCGCCGCGCTGATCGCCTACAACGTCCCACCGGCGGCGACCCCGGGTTAGCCGAAGGTCTCGGGGTCGGGGCCGAGCCTGGTGCCGCTGTCCAGCCGCCCGATCGCGGCCATCTCCTCGTCGGACAGCTCGAAGCCGAACGAGTCGAAGTTCTCCGCGATCCGGGACGGCGTCACCGACTTGGGGATGACGACGTTGCCGATCTGCAGGTGCCAGCGCAGCACGACCTGCGCCGGCGTCCGGCCGTGCGCCTCGGCGATCGAGGCCAGGACGGGGTCGTCCAGCAGTCCCTTGCCCTGCCCGAGCGGGCTCCACGCCTCGGTCGCGATGCCGTGCACCCGGTGGAAGGCCCGCAGGGCGTCCTGCTGGAGGTAGGGGTGCAGCTCGATCTGGTTGACCGCCGGGACGACCTCCGCCTCGTCGATGACCCTGGTCAGGGTCTCGACGGTGAAGTTGGACACCCCCACGGCCCGGACGCGCCCGTCGGCGAGCAGCTTCTCCAGCGCCCGCCAGGTGTCGAGGTAGCGGCCGCGGGCCGGCATCGGCCAGTGGATGAGGTAGAGGTCGAGGTAGTCCAGGCCGAGCCGTTCCATGCTGGCGTCGAAGGCCCGCAGCGCGGAGTCGTGGCCCTGGTCGGAGTTCCACAGCTTGGTGGTGACGAACAGCTCCTCGCGCGGGATCCCGGACGCGCGCAGCGCGCGGCCCGTGCCCTCCTCGTTCTTGTAGAGCCGCGCGGTGTCGATGCTGCGGTAGCCGGTCTCAAGCGCCGTCCTCACCGCGGTCTCGGCCTCGGCGTCGGCCACCTGCCACACCCCGAACCCGAGCTGCGGCATCGCGATCCCGTTGTTGAGCGTGACGTTGGGAACGGTCACGATCTCCCCCTGACGAACGACTTCGATGATCGCTTCCCACCCTAGAAGCCGTTCCGGACCGTCCGTCACCCGCGCCCGCCGTCACCCGCGCCGGCCGTCGCCCTCCGCCGGGAGGACGCGGAAGACGGGGACGCCCGGGGCCACGCCGGCCAGCTGCTCGTCGGTGGGCTTCTTGGGCAGGTCCTCGAAGAAGCGGGCGACCTCCCACCCCCACCGCTCGAAGTAGGCGCGCAGCAGCGGGACCTTCTCCTCGTCGGGCAGCTCGACGGCGGTGAACGGCTCGGTGGACCGGCCCAGGCGCAGCTCGCCGCCGCCCGCGGCGCGGATGTTGCGGACCCAGTGGGTGTGGCCGCGCGGGGCGAGCAGGTAGCGCTCCCCCTCGTGGGTGAGCAGGTTGACGGGGTTGGTCCGCCATTCGCCGCTCTTGTGGCCGCGCACGGCCAGGATCCGGGTCCCGAGCAGGCTGATCCCGTGCCGGGTGAGGAAGGCCGCGACCCGGTTGAAGTGGGCCTCGAGCCCGGCGGGCCGGACGTAGCGGTCGCTGGTGATCGTCATGACGTGCTCCCTGGGCGAGATTGCGTGAGCAGTGCTCTCGGTTAAGAGCAGTGTGCAGCATCCGGACGGTTCTCGCAAGAGCAGTGCTCTCTAATTTGTTCGGCGCTCTGACCTCTGGCAGGATGCGGGCATGAACGCGAGCCGTACCGCGCGCGAGCGCGCCAGGGCGGAGCTGACCCGCGAGATCAAGGAGGAGGCCCGGCGGCAGCTGCGGGCCTCGGGCGCGCAGGGCCTGTCGCTGCGCGCGGTGGCCCGGGAGCTGGGGATGGTCTCCTCGGCGCTGTACCGCTACTTCCCCAGCCGGGACGAGCTGCTGACCGCCCTGATCATCGACGCCTACGACGCGCTCGGCGACCGGGTCGAGGCGGCGGACCGCCCGGGCGCCGGCGCCCGGGAACGCTGGCGGGCCTGCTGCTCGGCCGTACGGGACTGGGCGGTCGAGCATCCGCACGAGTACGCGCTCATCTACGGCTCCCCCGTGCCCGGTTACCAGGCGCCGGAGGCGACCATCGCGTCCGCGAGCCGCGTCCCCACCGCGCTCCTGTCCGTGGTGCGGGACGCCTGGCGGTCGGGCGGCCTCCGGGAACCGCCGGAGGAGCTGGCACCGGACCTCGCCGGCCAGGCGGCCCGCACGGCCGCGCTGGTGGCACCGGACCTGCCCGGGCCCGCGCTCACCCGCGCCGCGATCGCCTGGACCCAGCTCTTCGGCATGATCGGCTTCGAGCTGTTCGGGCATCTGGCCAACACCTTCGACCCCGCCGACGCGCTCTTCGCGCACGCCGTCGAGCGGATGGCGGACTTCGCCGGCCTGCCCGGATGACCGCGGGCCCGGAAGGGACGCCCCGCGGCGTTCCTTCCGGGCCCGGTGGTCACACCGTCCGGCGGGTGATCAGGAGGTGAACGTCCAGGTGCCGGAGCCGACGGTGCGGACCTGGCCGCCGGGGACGTGGACCTCGGCGGTGCTGCCCGGAGGCACGGTCACCGTGAGCTCGACCCCGCCGTCCTTCTTCTTCCAGGACGTGCGCACCTCTCCGTAGGGGGTCTGGCGCGTCCCGGCGGCGTGGGTGAGGTCGCCCACCACCGACGGCTTGATCAGCAGCTTGCGGAACCCGACCGAATCGGGCGCCTGGTCGATCCCGGCCAGCCGGGAGGTGAACCAGGAGTCGATCGTGCCGAGCATGAAGTGGTTCTGCGACTGGCCGCTGGTGCCGTCCCACATCTCGCCGAGCGCGGTGTTGCCGTGCACGACCTGGTAGCCGTAGCTGGGACTGTCGGTCCGCGTCGCGATCTTGTAGACGACGTCGTCGCGGCCGTTCTCCGACAGCACCCGGAACGCCGAGGGCAGCGAGATCTCGCCGAGCAGCAGGTGCCAGCCGGCCGCCTCGATGCTCGACACCAGGTGGTCCAGCAGCCGCTGCTTCTGGCCGGCCGGGACCGCGCCCATGTCCAGGGCGATGGCCTCGGCGCCGTGCCCGCCGCCCGCGAACGTGCCGGTCGCGGGGTCGTAGTACTTGTCGGACAGGGCCTTGGCGCTGAGGTCGGCCTTGGCCTTGAAGGCCGCGGCGTCCTCGGTGTGGCCGAGGGTCGTGGCGATCTTGGCGAGGGTCTCATTGACCCGCCACCAGCCGTAGGTGCCCGAGACCGTCTTGGGGAACGTCCGGTCCGGGGTGATCCAGTCGCCCAGGCTGTAGTCGGTCAGCCCGCCGCTGACCCGGTTCTCCAGGTGCGCGGCGTACCGCTTCATCGCCGGGTAGTGGGCGCGCATGGTCTCGGCGTCGCCGTACGCGCGGTAGAGCTGCCACGGAACGGCGACGAACGCGCCGCCCCAGTTCGAGTCGTCCCGGTACGACCCGGCCAGCACCGTGTAGTCGGGCACGGTGGAGGGGATCAGGCCGGTCTCGGTCTGCGCGTCCGCCATGTCCTGGACGACCTTGCGCAGGTGGCCGTGCACGTCGTAGTTCGCCGCGAGCGCGTCCCCGACCAGGTGCGTCTGCTCCAGCCAGCCCAGCTTCTCCCGGCTCGGACAGTCGGTGAAGATGCTCATCATGTTGCCCTCGATGGCCCGCCGGATCAGCCCGTGGATGCCGTTGACCAGCTCGTTGGAGGACGCGAACGAGCCGGCGGAGGCGTTGTCGGCGTGCAGGACCTGGCCGCGCACCTTGAGGGAGGCGCCCTCGGGCAGCCCGCGCACCTCCAGGTAGCGGAAGCCGTGGTAGCTGAACCGCGGGTGCCAGGTCTCGGCTCCTGCGCCCCGGGTGGTGTACTCGTCCCAGATCGGGACCCCGACGTTGGAGATCGACTGATAGGGACGGCCGTCCCTGAGGCTTTCGGCCGGGACGACCCGGACGGTGGTGCCCGCCGGGGCGTCGATGGTGATCTCGGGACGGCCGGCGATGTTGCGGCCGATGTCGAAGACCCGGTAGCCGTCGCCCTTCCCGATCTCGCGCCCGTCCAGGTTCTCGATGACCCGCACCGGCTCGGCGGACCGGCCGCTGAGCGCGGTGGCGGGGCCGGGGGCGGCGACCGGCACGGCGGCCGGCCAGCCGGCCCGGGAGGCGCCGGGCCGGTCCCAGCCGGGCCGCTCCCGGCGGGCGTCGTGGTCCTCGCCGCCGTACCAGTGGGAGAAGGTCACCGGGCCGAGGGCGCTGCGCCATCCGCCGTCGCTGACGATCCTCTGGACCCGCCCGTCGGCGAGCGTGACCTCCAGCTGGGCGATCAGCTTGGGGTCGCTGATCGTGCCCGCGTACTTGCGGTAGCGGTCCGGGGTGGAGATGACGTTGGCGGCGCCGTTGCCCAGCTCCACGCCGAGGGTGTTGCCGCCAGGCCGCAGGATCCCGGTGACGTCGTAGGTGGCGTAGGTGACCCGCTTGGCGTAACCGGTGTTGGCGGGCTCCAGCTCGGCGTTCCCGACCCGGGTGCCGTTCAGCCGGGCCTCGTAGACGCCCAGGCCGCTGACGTAGAGGCGGGCCGAGCGGACGCCGCGCGGCAGCGCGAAGTCCCTGGCGAAGATCGGCAGCGCCTCGGGGACCGGCGAGGCGGGCGGCTCCTGGCCGGTGACCCGCGCCCTGGTCTCGTACGGGCCGTCGGCGGCGTCGCCCGCGCCGACCGTGAAGTCGGCGGGCGCGTAGGGCACCTTGCCGCCCTCGGCGGGCCCGTCGGTGCGCGGGTAGAGCAGCACCTGGTCGAAGGTCTTGGCCTCCTTCAGGTCCACCGTGAGCACGAGCGGCTTTCCGGAGACGTCCGCGCCGTCGTAGGCGGAGCTGGACCATCCGGCGAAGCCCTGATTGGTGGTCTGGGTGCCGTCGGTGAGATAGCGGGGCGCCCAGACTCGGTTGACGTTGCCACCGTTGTCGGACGCGGTCACGGTGGTGCCCGCGGCCAGGTTGGCTCCCGAGCCGGCGGAGTCGCGGACCTCCAGTTCGGCGAGCTGGAGCCGCCAGGTCGGGTCGGGCAGGTTCTCCACCTTCGGCAGGCCGAGCCTGCTCACCTCGATCCGGACGTACCGGGCGGTGGTGGCGGGCAGCTTCACCGCGATCGGGGTGGGCTTCTTGTCCTTGACCTGCCAGTCCTTGTGCCCGATCCACCGTCCGGACCAGTCGCCCGGCGAGGTCAGGCCGGTCTCGAACCAGGCCGGTGCCGACCAGGACGAGGGCTGCCCGCCGGACCAGACCTTGACCCGCCAGTACACGCGGGCCCGGCTGCCGAGCTTCCTGCCCGCGTAGTCGACGCGCTGGCCGGCGGAGGCGACCCGGCCGGTGTCCCACAGGTCCGCGCGGCCCGACAGCAGCCGTTCCCGGCTGGTGGCGGCCTGGACCTGGTAGGCGGTCTGGGCGACGTCGCGGCCCTCGGTGCCGAGCCGCCAGGTCAGCGGGGGCGTGGTGTCGTCGATGCCGAGGGCCTGGGCGAGGTCGGCGGAGCGGAGGCCGACGGCGCCGGGGCCGCGGCCGGGGTCGGCGAAGGCGGAGGGGACGGCCAGGGCCGTCAGCGGCAACGCCGCGATGAGGGCGGCCGCGGCGAGACCGCGCAGGGGGATGCGCAAGGGAGACTCCTCGAGGATGCCTGGGTGATGGGAAGAGCGGGACCGGCGGGACGGGCCGGCGCGGCACGGGCCGCGCCGGCGTCGTTCACCGGCCGCGTCCCTCCGCTGTCAGTTCGGCCACCTGGGCCGCGGTGAGCGCGTGGTCGTAGAGCCGGAAGCCGGCCAGCCGGCCGTGCAGGAACGGGTGCCGGGTGTCCTGGGAGCGGCCCAGGAAGTTCTGCGAGGTGGCGCCCAGCACCAGCGGGCTCATGATCAGCCCGTCCTTGCGCCCCGCCTCGACGCCGTCGAGGTAGAGGACCGCGGAGCCGCCGCCGGTCCGGCCTCCCGTCCCGCCGGTCACGGTGACCGCGACATGCGTCCAGGCGCCGGTGGGCAGCGGGGCGGGGGCGTCGGCGAAGTCCTCGCCCTCCATCCCGCTGATCCTCATCGCGAACCGGGTCCGGCCCGCCCCGGTCCGCGGCGTGACGTAGAAGTACGTCCTGCGGTTGAAGCCCAGGTCGAGGACGCGGATGTTGGTGACCGGCGAGTCCGGCCGGACCCACAGGGCGGCGGTCACCGCGTCCAGCCCGGCGAGGAGGCCGGGCGGGAGGACGACGTGACCGCCGGTGCCGTCCAGTGCCACTCCCCCGCCGTCGCCGTCCCAGGTCGCGGTGCCGGCGAGCACGGCGTCGGGCCAGTTCCCCGTGGCGTCGGCCGCGGCGGTGCCGCGCCCCTCGTCCAGGGGGTAGTGGGCCACCAGGCCGGGGCGGCGGCGCGGGGCGGGGGTCGCCCAGTAGACGTTGTAGCGCTGGTGGTGGATCTCGGCGAACGGCATCAGCCGCACCTCGGCCCCGTCCGCCCGCGCCGTGTACCGCAGGGGCGCGCCTTCGACCGGACGCAGCGAGCCCGGGTCGATGGCCGGGAAGGTGGTGAGATCGGTGTCGCCGTACGCGCCCGCCAGCACGACCGGGCCGTGGGTGACGGCCTGGACGCAGGGGTTGTCGGGCGCCTTCCGCCAGACCGGCCGCATCGGCATCGCGACCTCGACCACGTCGCCCCGGCGCCAGCGGCGTTCGACGGTGACGTAGGTGCCGGGCCGCGCGGCGTTGCCCAGGCCGGGCGCGGCCGTCCCGTTCACCCGCACCGAGGCGTGCTTCCCCTGCGCCCCCAGCCAGCCCGGTATCCGGATCTTGAGGGCGAAGCGGGCGTCGCCCTCGGTCACCGTGAGCCGGGTCGTCTCGGCGTGCGGGTAGCCGGTCTCCTGGCGGAGGCGGACGCCCCGTTCGGCCCAGGTGACCTCGGACGGGACGAAGAGGTTGACGTAGAGGGCGTCCTCCGACCGGAAGTAGACGCTGTCGGCGAACTTGGTGTGCGTCTCCAGTCCGGTGCCGTGGTCGCAGGAGAAGTTGTCGTAGTCGCCGCTGTAGCTGCCCGGCGCCGCCCCGAGGCCGCCCTTGGGCTTGCGCTCCGACCCCGGGAACAGGCCGGTGTAGTAGGTGCAGAACCCGTGCGCGGAGTCGGGGTCCTGCTCGCCGAGCATCTGGTTGAGCAGGGCCCACTCGTAGTAGTCCATGTACTCCGGCGACCCCGGGTCGTGCAGGAAGAGCAGCCGCGAGAGCTTGAGCATGTTGTAGGTGTTGCAGTTCTCGCAGGTGTCCTCGCCGAGCCGGCTGGCCAGCTCGCCGGGCGGGCCGAAGAACTCCTCGTTGCTGTTGCCGCCGATCACGTAGGTGTGGTGGTGGACGACGGTGTCCCAAAAGAACGCCGCGATGTCGCGGTACCGGGCCTCGCCGGTGGCCTCGTACTCGCGTACGGCCCCGACCACCTTGGGGATCTGGGTGTTGGCGTGCTGGCCGTTCAGCGCGTCGCGGCGCTCGGCCAGCGGCACGAACAGCTCGTCGTGGTCGAAGCGCCGCGCGGTCGCCAGGTGCCCGGGGTCTCCGGTGACCAGGTACAGCTCGGCCAGCACGTCGTTCATGCCGCCGAACTCCACCCGCAGCAGCGCCTGCATCGCCTCCCGGGACAGCCGTGCCGTGCGCGCGCCCGCCCAGGCGGCCATGCCGGTCAGGACGTCCAGCGCCTGCCGGTTCCCGCTCAGCCGGTACTGGTCGAGCAGCCCCGCCATGATCTTGTGCAGGGTGTAGTAGGGCGCCCAGGGCTTGGCGCCGGCCTCCAGCTGGTCGAACACCTCCTCCCCGAAGGCCGACAGGTAGCCGCGGCTGAAGCCCTTGGCGGGCGAGGCCGCCTGGCACTTGGCCAGCTCGGCCACCAGGTACCGCGCCTTGGCGGCGTACGCGTCGTCCCCGGTGCCGGCGTGCGCCTGCGCGAGCGCCGACAGCAGGTGGCCGGTGGTGTGGCCGCGCAGCAGGACGTTGGGGGCCTCCCAGCCGCCGCAGGGCTCGGCCGGCGAGGGCAGCCCCACGTTCAGCCGGAAGGTGTGCAGCAGCCGGTCAGGGTCGATGAACTTCAGGTAGGCGCAGGTCCGGAGCATGTTGGCGCGGAACGGGCCGTCCAGCAGCGTGACGGCCGACAGCGGGAACGGCGACAGCGCCGCCGCGCCCTTGCCCGTGCCTCCGCCGGGTGCCGCGGGGGCGGCCGACGCGGGAGCGGCGGCGAGGCCGAGGCCGGTCGCGGTGGCGGTGGCACCCGCCGTGCCGATGAAGGCACGGCGGGTGACACTCGAAGGCGAGGCGGAGACGTTCACGAACCGCCCAGCCGCTCGCTGGTGATGGAGACGCCGCCGCGCAGCCCGTCCACGTAGACGTACTCGCCGTCGCTGGACGCCCGTCCCCGGGCCCTGGTCCCGTCCCAGACCATCCGGCCGTCGACGAACACCTTGATCCGCGCGCCGAACGTGGGCACGCCCGCGCGGCCCTCCACCCCGGGCGGGGCGGTGAGCCTGGCGCTGTAGGTCCCGTTCTTGATCTTCCAGGAGCCGTCCACGGGGCCGCGCGGGGTGGTGATGCGGCCCCGGGCGAACGACAGGTCGGCGGTGTGGGGGACGAACTCGAAGGTGCGCCCGCCGGTCCCGGTCGGCTTCAGCCCGAGCACGTAGAACGTGAGGGCGGGCGTCGGGCCGGCCGCCCACGCGTGGGCGAGGCTGACGTAGGAGCTGCAGAAGACGCAGCCGTCCTCGGGGTTGCGGAACGACTCCCAGAACGTGCTGCGGGTGCCCTGGGGGTGGTCGAGCATGTAGCCCCACTGGCGCCGGATGATGTCCACGCCCGCCTTGTCGGCGGCCTGCCCGCCGGCGGCGAAGTGGGCGTTGACCTCCATCGAGCCGGAGAACACGCCCGGGTTGCCCTTGTTCTCGGGCGCGGTGGTCGCCACGGAGTTCCAGTTGCCGGTGAGGTTCCGGCTGATGCGCCGGGCCTTGTCCCGGTCGGCGAGGCCGTACCAGACGGCCAGGGAGTTGCCGTCCTGGGCGTGGATGGTGGAGTCGGGGTAGAACTTGTAGGCCCCGGCGGCCTCGTCCCACAGGTGGGTGTCGACGGCGGTGCGCAGCGCCGCGGCGCGGGCGGCGTACGAGGAGGCCAGGGCCTTGTCGCCCTGGGCCGCCGCCAGCCGCGACCCGGTCTCCAGCACCCGCCACAGCAGCACGTTGGCGATCAGGTTCTCGCCCTTGGCCAGGATCCGCACCGAGTCGGAGGTGCCGGTGATGGACAGCAGCCCGCGGTCGTTGACCTTGCCGGAGATGAAGTCCACGCCGTGCTTGTAGCGGTCCCAGATCCCGGCCAGCCAGGCGGCGTCGCCCGTGTAGGTGTAGTAGTCCCAGCTCGCGGCCAGGGTCCACAGGTGGTAGGTGTCGGAGCCGTACTTGTTGAGCATCGGGCCCGCGTAGGGCAGCTCACCGGTGTCACGCTGGTGCTGGTACACGGTGGTGAGCGCGTTGCGGGCCGACTCGGTGTCGTTGAACGCCGCGTACGCCGCCGGGATCTCGATGCCGAGGTCGCCCGGCCACACGGTGCGGTCCCGCTTGGCGCCGTCCACCAGGATCGTGTCGCCCACGCCGATGTCACCGGTGTTGTCCCACAGCTGCGCCGGCGGCTCCCAGATGCGCCCGGTCTTCGGGGAGATGGTGTTGAGCTGGATGGTGTAGGCGCCGGCGTACCAGATCCGGTTGAGCAGCTCGTCGCTGGAGTAGAAGTGGTTGGCGTAGCGCGCCGGGTCCTTCATCTTCGGCGCGGGGGTGAAGTGCAGGGAGACGCCGTCCAGCTCGACCCGCCCGGCGGACTCCAGGAAGATCGTCAGGTAGCGGAAGCCGCCGCGCAGGTACTTGGCCGGGGTGGTGTAGGTGGTGCGGCCGTCGACCTCGGTGGACAGGGCGCCGTCCCGGCTGCGCGGGCCTCCGGTGGAGGCGTCGCTGGTGGGCTGGCCCGCGTACACCGACGACTCGCTGAAGGCCAGGCCGACGCGCTGCGCGCCGTCGGAGCCGGCGAAGCTCAGCGTGGTCAGGCCGCTGACCTCCTTGCCGAAGTCGAGCGTGAGGGAGGCGCCCGCGCCGCTCAGCGCGGTCCGGCCGCCCTTGAGCACGGCCTGCGGGTCGCTCACCTCGCCCTGGACGGCGAAGACCCCGGTCGGATGGATCGTCCGGGAGGACGGCGAGAGGTTGTAGGCGTCCCAGGGCTTGGCGGGGCGGCGGTCGTCGGCCAGGCCCGCGGTGGCCGGGGCCGAGACGACGAGCGGCACGGTGACCGCCGCCAGGCTCAGCGCCAAGGCTGCTCGTCCACGGAATCGACTGGCTACGCTGTGGTTCATGGGTTCCTCGCACTCCGGTTCGTGGCTGGACGGGGATGAAGGGAATTCACCGTGGGGGAGGGCGGGCCAACGCCCTCCCCCACGTCGCTGGGTCGGCCGTGATCAGCGCTTCTGATCACGGTCCTGATCAGCGGTTCTGATCAGCCGGTCCTGATCAGCGCCTCGCCGTAGGGGACGAGCCGGACCGGGCCGATCAGCCCGTAGTTCTGGCGGGCGGCGTTGCCGTAGACCGCCGGGTCGGACACCCGCAGCCGGTTGTTGAGGGTGGTGGCCACCTCGACCTCGATGGTGTTGGCGCCGCGCCGCAGGTACGGGCCTGCGTCCACCACCGGGTTGATCTGGTCGACCGCGGGCAGGCGCCTGCCGTTCACGGTGACCCGGCAGGTGTCGAACACCTCGCCCAGCTCCAGGTAGGCGCCCGGCCAGCCGTCCTCGCCGAGGTCGACGGTCGCGGTGTAGACGCCGACCCCGGAGGCGTCCGCCAGCTCGGGGATCTGCGGCCAGGGCACGAGCGCGTCCAGGGTCACCTCGTGCCGGGTGGTCACGGTCTCCGCCGGGGTCGCGCCGGGTCCGAAGGACTCGACCCGCAGCCGCCAGGAGGTGAGCTCCAGCGCGGCGGGCAGGTCCCCGATCGTGGCGGCGACCTTCCGGCCGCCGGGCAGGGTGGTGGTGTAGGTGCCGGGCCGGGTGTCGCGGATCGCCAGGCGCCCGCCGTCGGCGACCCGGACCCGTTCCGCCTCGCTGGCGATCGCCCGCGGCGAGCGGCCGGGCGCGAGCGCGATGACGGCGGACTCGCTCGGCTGGAGGGCGATCCGGACCGTGACCCTGTCGCCGTCCGCCGCGTAGACCGCGATCGGCTCGATGGCGCCGGTCCAGGGGTCGAGCCGGTACGGCACCGCGTTCCGGTCGGCACGGGTCAGGGTGATCTCGTGGTCGATGGCCGCGACCGGCGGCTTCACCGTCTCGGCGTGCTTGCCGTTGCACAGGTAGTAGTAGTCCACCCCATCGGCGACCCGGCGCGCGTTGAGCAGGGTCGAGGTGGTGGCGTAGGAGACGTCGGGCCGCACCCCGAGGGCCGCGAGCGCGCCGGGCACCTCGGCGTCGGTGGCCACGTTGCGGACCCTGGGCTGGGCGAACAACTCGGCCAGGACGGCGCGGAGGCGCTCGTTCTCCCCCTCCCCGGCCACGCCCGGGACGGTGGCCGCCGACCAGTCGCCGGTGAACAGCAGCGGCAGGCCCGCGCGGGTCAGCTCCAGCAGGCGGCGCGCCGTGCCGAGCGGGAGGGTGCGCGCGTTCCCGGAGAACCGGTCGCCCTCGATGAAGATCACCTTGTAGGCCGGGCCGCGCGGGTTGAGCCGCCCGCCGGACACGGTCGCGCTCGGCAGCTCCAGGATCGGGGCGCTGACGAACTGGTGGGTCCAGCCCTGGGGGATCCCGTTCGCGGTGAACCACCCCGCGCCGATCCCCGTCTTGGTGTAGCCCTTCTGGCGGAAGACGGCCACGTCGGCGCGCATGGTTCCGGCCTGCATGACCTGGTGGACGCGGCCGAGGTAGGCCGACACGTCCCCGGCGTGCCGCCAGGTGGGCTGGCGCGGTCCCCAGGACTCGGAGTACCCGATCGCGCCGCCGTAGGGGGTGAAGCCCGCGAAGCCCGGCCAGTTGACGCCGGGCGCGGTGGCGTAGGAGAAGCCGTGCAGGACGGTCATGTTGAGCCCGGCCGCGTAGGCCCCGCCCATGGTGCGCAGCAGCCTGTCCCAGGTGGTGTTGTAGGCGCCGCCCTGGTAGGCGCCCGCCTCGCAGGACAGCACCGTGCGTCCGCCCATGTCCCGGCCGCCCGCCAGGACACGGTAGTCGTCGAGG
This region includes:
- a CDS encoding histidine phosphatase family protein — translated: MTTTLYLVRHGQTVWHAENRYAGISDIGLTATGREQARRLADWASGTPIEAVWSSPLSRTRATAAPAAGALGLPVTVDGDLIELDFGSAEGRTLGELPPAEVEAFRADPVAGAFPCGEHPVKAAERGVGALRRIAHRHEGKRVLVVTHNTLLRLMLCELLGIPHSRYRTVFPQVVNCALTEVRMSGDTAALIAYNVPPAATPG
- a CDS encoding aldo/keto reductase gives rise to the protein MPQLGFGVWQVADAEAETAVRTALETGYRSIDTARLYKNEEGTGRALRASGIPREELFVTTKLWNSDQGHDSALRAFDASMERLGLDYLDLYLIHWPMPARGRYLDTWRALEKLLADGRVRAVGVSNFTVETLTRVIDEAEVVPAVNQIELHPYLQQDALRAFHRVHGIATEAWSPLGQGKGLLDDPVLASIAEAHGRTPAQVVLRWHLQIGNVVIPKSVTPSRIAENFDSFGFELSDEEMAAIGRLDSGTRLGPDPETFG
- a CDS encoding nitroreductase family deazaflavin-dependent oxidoreductase, coding for MTITSDRYVRPAGLEAHFNRVAAFLTRHGISLLGTRILAVRGHKSGEWRTNPVNLLTHEGERYLLAPRGHTHWVRNIRAAGGGELRLGRSTEPFTAVELPDEEKVPLLRAYFERWGWEVARFFEDLPKKPTDEQLAGVAPGVPVFRVLPAEGDGRRG
- a CDS encoding TetR/AcrR family transcriptional regulator translates to MNASRTARERARAELTREIKEEARRQLRASGAQGLSLRAVARELGMVSSALYRYFPSRDELLTALIIDAYDALGDRVEAADRPGAGARERWRACCSAVRDWAVEHPHEYALIYGSPVPGYQAPEATIASASRVPTALLSVVRDAWRSGGLREPPEELAPDLAGQAARTAALVAPDLPGPALTRAAIAWTQLFGMIGFELFGHLANTFDPADALFAHAVERMADFAGLPG
- a CDS encoding family 78 glycoside hydrolase catalytic domain, producing MRIPLRGLAAAALIAALPLTALAVPSAFADPGRGPGAVGLRSADLAQALGIDDTTPPLTWRLGTEGRDVAQTAYQVQAATSRERLLSGRADLWDTGRVASAGQRVDYAGRKLGSRARVYWRVKVWSGGQPSSWSAPAWFETGLTSPGDWSGRWIGHKDWQVKDKKPTPIAVKLPATTARYVRIEVSRLGLPKVENLPDPTWRLQLAELEVRDSAGSGANLAAGTTVTASDNGGNVNRVWAPRYLTDGTQTTNQGFAGWSSSAYDGADVSGKPLVLTVDLKEAKTFDQVLLYPRTDGPAEGGKVPYAPADFTVGAGDAADGPYETRARVTGQEPPASPVPEALPIFARDFALPRGVRSARLYVSGLGVYEARLNGTRVGNAELEPANTGYAKRVTYATYDVTGILRPGGNTLGVELGNGAANVISTPDRYRKYAGTISDPKLIAQLEVTLADGRVQRIVSDGGWRSALGPVTFSHWYGGEDHDARRERPGWDRPGASRAGWPAAVPVAAPGPATALSGRSAEPVRVIENLDGREIGKGDGYRVFDIGRNIAGRPEITIDAPAGTTVRVVPAESLRDGRPYQSISNVGVPIWDEYTTRGAGAETWHPRFSYHGFRYLEVRGLPEGASLKVRGQVLHADNASAGSFASSNELVNGIHGLIRRAIEGNMMSIFTDCPSREKLGWLEQTHLVGDALAANYDVHGHLRKVVQDMADAQTETGLIPSTVPDYTVLAGSYRDDSNWGGAFVAVPWQLYRAYGDAETMRAHYPAMKRYAAHLENRVSGGLTDYSLGDWITPDRTFPKTVSGTYGWWRVNETLAKIATTLGHTEDAAAFKAKADLSAKALSDKYYDPATGTFAGGGHGAEAIALDMGAVPAGQKQRLLDHLVSSIEAAGWHLLLGEISLPSAFRVLSENGRDDVVYKIATRTDSPSYGYQVVHGNTALGEMWDGTSGQSQNHFMLGTIDSWFTSRLAGIDQAPDSVGFRKLLIKPSVVGDLTHAAGTRQTPYGEVRTSWKKKDGGVELTVTVPPGSTAEVHVPGGQVRTVGSGTWTFTS
- a CDS encoding beta-L-arabinofuranosidase domain-containing protein, translating into MNVSASPSSVTRRAFIGTAGATATATGLGLAAAPASAAPAAPGGGTGKGAAALSPFPLSAVTLLDGPFRANMLRTCAYLKFIDPDRLLHTFRLNVGLPSPAEPCGGWEAPNVLLRGHTTGHLLSALAQAHAGTGDDAYAAKARYLVAELAKCQAASPAKGFSRGYLSAFGEEVFDQLEAGAKPWAPYYTLHKIMAGLLDQYRLSGNRQALDVLTGMAAWAGARTARLSREAMQALLRVEFGGMNDVLAELYLVTGDPGHLATARRFDHDELFVPLAERRDALNGQHANTQIPKVVGAVREYEATGEARYRDIAAFFWDTVVHHHTYVIGGNSNEEFFGPPGELASRLGEDTCENCNTYNMLKLSRLLFLHDPGSPEYMDYYEWALLNQMLGEQDPDSAHGFCTYYTGLFPGSERKPKGGLGAAPGSYSGDYDNFSCDHGTGLETHTKFADSVYFRSEDALYVNLFVPSEVTWAERGVRLRQETGYPHAETTRLTVTEGDARFALKIRIPGWLGAQGKHASVRVNGTAAPGLGNAARPGTYVTVERRWRRGDVVEVAMPMRPVWRKAPDNPCVQAVTHGPVVLAGAYGDTDLTTFPAIDPGSLRPVEGAPLRYTARADGAEVRLMPFAEIHHQRYNVYWATPAPRRRPGLVAHYPLDEGRGTAAADATGNWPDAVLAGTATWDGDGGGVALDGTGGHVVLPPGLLAGLDAVTAALWVRPDSPVTNIRVLDLGFNRRTYFYVTPRTGAGRTRFAMRISGMEGEDFADAPAPLPTGAWTHVAVTVTGGTGGRTGGGSAVLYLDGVEAGRKDGLIMSPLVLGATSQNFLGRSQDTRHPFLHGRLAGFRLYDHALTAAQVAELTAEGRGR